The stretch of DNA ACGTCGAGTGATCTTTTTTACTAACTAATACATAAACATAATATTTACTCATTTGGTTATTAATTATAGGATGCCACCCTGCGGGTGGTCACCCGGAGGGTGAAAAACCTGGTATCCCTGACTCCTGCAGGGAGGCTAACCATTAGCCTGCCCACCGTATCCGCCTTTGGCGGAGAAGGTGGAACGATAGCAGCATAAGAAAAAATTATATCAACATCATTTTACATTTTTTTAGCAAAAAGTCAAGTAGAGATTACTTTAACCACTCTTTATCTTGCCGCACAAGAAGCTCATGAGCTCTTTCTGGTTCAGCCATAATTTCTTTGACAATCTTTTCCATTCTCATTCCCTGGCTACCCTTTATTAAAATTATATCTTGATTTTTTATTCGATCTTGCAAAAATACGCTAATACTGTAATGATCATTGAATGAATAAATTCGATCATTCGTCATACCGTTATTTCTGGCCCCGCGGGCAATATCACGAGCTCTCTCACCAAAGGTAATCAAATAATCAATATTACGACTGGCGATCTGAGCACCAATTTCTTGATGAGCTGATTCCGAAATTTGACCTAATTCTAACATATCACCCAAGACTATCCATTTCTTGCCTGCTGCTTCTATTGGCAGATCAATCAATAATGACAAAGCGGCAATAACAGCTATCGGTGACGAATTGTAACTATCATCAATTATATGAGTTCCTTTAACGCCAGGAATGTACTTGGTTCTACCAGGAGTTGAGTGATGTAAATTTACCCGTTCACCAATCTGTACGAGATTCATATTAAATATTAGACCAACAGCAACACCAACCAAAATAGCCGATACTTGCTGGTGACTGATAATTTGCGGTAAAAACATGGGCACCACTGTTCCTTGATAATATAACTTAAAATTTAAACCAAAATCATTTTGGCGATGCATTAATGTTAAATCACTAGCTCTGATTAAAGCCTGGACATTTTCTCCATAACTATAAACACTGGCCTTAGTAAAGATTTTTTGTTGCCAAGCCTTTTCATTATCCATATTGATTACAGCAAAATCGCTTTTCGCTAACTGACTAATAATATTTCTTTTTTCCACGGCAACGTTTCCTATATCACCAAAATACTCCAGATGACTTTCACTGACAGTAGTCAAAACACCAATATGACATTTTATAAATGATAATAAATATTGAATATCGCCAGGATGATCCGCGCCCATTTCCAAAACTAGTATTTGCGGATAATTATCCATGCGCCAAATAAGTAATCTGCTGGCTTTTAATAACACCCTTAGCCAGCGCCAACCAGAACGGTAACCGCTGCTAGCGCCAATAATAGTTAAAGGCACACCTATTTCATTGTTGTAATTCTTGATATTCTTGCGCACTAAATATTGTTTGGACAAAACAGTATAAATAGCTTCCTTGGCACTGGTCTTACCAACACTGCCAGTAATACCAATGATTTGGGGGTGATATTTGCGTAATATTAAAATACTGAGATATTTCAATATTATTTGCAAAATTTGTTTAAATATTTTATTCATGTATTTCTGCGGGTACTTGTAAATAGTTTAATAAAAATTGGGCAATCTCGGCAAATAGTGGCACGGTTGAAGAATCGGCCCACTGCACATTGCTCGGATGATCAAATTTAGTAATCATCACAAAACGTGGATTGGTTACTGGGGCATAACCGATAAAGGTATGCATTGTTTTCGTGCTATCGTAATTGCCAGTTTCTTGATTTACAACTTGCGCTGTACCAGTTTTGCCAGCCACATAATAGCCGCTAATCTGCGCACCCTTAGCGTGGCCATTTTTTACCACTGATGCGAGCATGGCGCTAATAATCATACTAGTTTTAGGACTGATCACCTGTTGCGACATCATGGGTTGTTTTTTTTCTACCACACCATTCGGTCGGATCAATCGATCAACCAAATACGGTTGATAAAATTTACCACCGTTAGCTAAAGGCAAAAAGGCCGTAACTAATTGTAAGGGCGTAGCGGTGATACCCTGTCCAAAAGAGGCGGTGGCTAAATAGATATCCCCTTTCTTTTTTAAAGAAGAAATATTACCAGTGGCTTCTTTACCTAACTCAATGCCGGTTAATTTACCAAAGCCAAAATTTTGTAAATAGGTCCTAAATTTTTCTAATCCAACTTTTCGCGCCACCCAAATGGCACCAGTATTGATGGAATTCTCTAACACACTGGTCATCGTTACTTCGCCATATTTACGATCCATTGCGTTATGAATTTTATATCCACCAATTTCCACCTCACCAGTATCGGTGAATGTGGTATCAGGTGTTACTAAATTTTGGTCTAAAGCAATGGCCATAGTTAAAGCTTTGAAAACCGATCCGGGCTCATAAGCCTCGGCCACCATCGTATTGTTATAAACTCCGGCACCGCTTACTTGATTGTACTCATTCGGATCAAAATCAGGATAACCGCACATGGCCATAACAGCACCGCTATTAGGATCCAAGATGACAACACTACCACGAGATGCGCCCACTTTAATAGTATACTTTTCTAACATGGAACAGGCAAAATACTCCAAAGAACGATCTATTGTTAATACCATACTAACACCATCATCTGCTGGTTGCCAAGAACGATCAGAGGTAGCGATGATTGAACCACGGGCGTCGCTGTTATAAGTCCGCTGTCCGTCACGGCCACGTAATTCTTGCTGAAAATATTCTTCTAAACCATAAGTACCCTGATAACCACTATCGGTGTAGCCAACAAAGCCGACAACATGACTACCGATATTTTTTTCCGGATAGTAACGTAACGATTCGGGTTGGAAGTAAAGACCGGAAATTTTCTCTTGTTCAATTTTTGCTTTATCCTCCTCTGTTAACTTTCTCTTTAGTGGCTCATAAATATCCTTTTCCTTACTAAGTCTTTTTAAAATAGCGTCCTTTTCATCTTGATCCTCAATCTTTAATAAAGGAATAATTTGTTCTAATATCTTATCGGGCTTAGCTACTTCTGTGGTGTTGGCATAAAGAAGATAATACTGTCGATTAGTCGCCAAAGCGCTCAGTTTGCTACTATCTTTATAATCCTGTAAATAGATATCTCCACGTTTGGCTGGTATAATCTCTTCATTTTTGAACTTACGATCTATTAACTGCAAGTACTTATCATGCTCCCATATTTGCCAAATAGCTAGTTTGATGATCAAAATTATGACAAATACTAAAAAAGCTATAAATAACACCGTTAGACGACGATTAATATTTTGACTGCTAGCAGCAAGATGTTTAACTATCATAAAAAGTAAAAGCCCTAAGATTAGAAAAAGGACATAGGGCTGGAAAAGTTATTATATTATAGGAGAAATTAATTATTTAACTATGGCTACAGCTGTTTCTGAATTTAAATACGTGTACTGATCAACTTTTACCATGTTTAGCTGACTAGCAAGCTGTTCTACTCGAGAAATGGATTGATGGTTACCGATTTGAATTTTCAGTTCATTGTTCGTTGCTTGCAATGTTTGAATCTCATTCTGCAATTTAGCATATTCAATGCCCAGTGTCGAAGAATTATTAATGATTCCCAGATAACCAAATAAAGCTACCACGGAAAACACTACTAAGAAAGTACGTAATTGAACAAAACTAACAATTTTAAAATTTGTTTTTGGCCCTCGCATATTAAATTTTAATTATTATTTATCTAACATATTGACTATATTTTCTCGACCACTCGGAGTTTGGCACTGCGACTTCGGGGATTAGTCTTGATCTCTTCAGCCGCTGGTCTGATGGATTTTTTACTGATTAGTCGTAATCGTGCCCGATGATGACAGAAGCAAACTGGCAACTCTTTTGGACATAAACAATCGGTTGATTCTTTTTTAAAATATTGTTTGACCACTCGATCTTCTAAGGAATGATAAGTGATAACAACTAAACGTCTTTTACTGGGTAACAAACTGACTGCTTGTTCTAAGAATTCAGCTAACTGTCCCAACTCATCATTAACCACAATCCGTAAAGCTTGAAAAGTCTTGGTGGCTGGATGAATCTTGCTTCCCCGGCGTTGCTTCACACTAGCAATGATTTGCGCTAGCTCACAGGTGTCCGCTATTCTCTTTTGTTGACGATATTCACCAATCGCCTTAGCGATAACGGGTCCAAAGGTATCTTCACCATAGCGAATAATAAGCTGTGCTATTTCATCT from Candidatus Komeilibacteria bacterium CG_4_10_14_0_2_um_filter_37_10 encodes:
- a CDS encoding 16S rRNA (cytosine(1402)-N(4))-methyltransferase codes for the protein MPEHQPVLSIELVANLQVQPDLDYIDATLGAGGHARKVLLLNEPLGRLIGFDLDQEALSIARENLKNFTGRVSYINNNFSSLKKSIADLNLPQLQIGGIYADLGVSSMQLDQAKKGFSFRMAGPLKMNFDSNGLMSAEDIVNNWSVDEIAQLIIRYGEDTFGPVIAKAIGEYRQQKRIADTCELAQIIASVKQRRGSKIHPATKTFQALRIVVNDELGQLAEFLEQAVSLLPSKRRLVVITYHSLEDRVVKQYFKKESTDCLCPKELPVCFCHHRARLRLISKKSIRPAAEEIKTNPRSRSAKLRVVEKI